In Babylonia areolata isolate BAREFJ2019XMU chromosome 10, ASM4173473v1, whole genome shotgun sequence, the following proteins share a genomic window:
- the LOC143286973 gene encoding uncharacterized protein LOC143286973, whose amino-acid sequence MASKSKGRDYIESRALREVFARNWTVHLGPWTVVLRARDMTSGLFGDSEKGAGFIELIGDNTDQHTFPGLKTAEVDQPLDGLEHLFLPLSDLLVCQHLRFHEDEFEVEVSERKVEIRFPNYLDTDLQPVSFDTRDYSSQLRLVGEELIMCLSVYVDVFPENVTVVHPGRDVSMARQITSIVCSSISVLCLAATFLTYSLFSELRSLPGLNNMGLCFTLAAANLSLLIPWFRSSGNKNVCVAVGVATHWLWMMALLWMNVGCVHMVRVFFSKTRHTLTQRETKKVFLRSVLVTVLLSAGVVALTAVVTVAVSGGASTGYGGKLCFLDTGFDPLLILAFLLPLGGVVVTNLLCFLLTVVAIVRVRRLQAQVGSARRDVVVYAKLATVTGLGWVLVVLAEFSGHQEWLLVLAELCTASQGLLLFLSYVCNARVWRMYRARFGFSRAPSAPTSTSTTVVTMSGDKGSATR is encoded by the coding sequence ATGGCCTCTAAGAGCAAAGGTCGTGACTATATTGAAAGCAGGGCCTTGAGAGAGGTCTTTGCCCGGAACTGGACTGTGCACCTAGGTCCGTGGACTGTCGTACTGAGAGCGCGTGACATGACGTCAGGGCTTTTTGGAGATAGCGAAAAGGGGGCTGGTTTTATTGAACTTATAGGTGacaacactgaccaacacaccttTCCCGGTTTGAAAACGGCTGAAGTTGATCAACCTTTAGATGGTCTAGAGCACCTGTTTCTGCCGTTGTCTGACCTTTTGGTTTGTCAGCATCTTCGTTTTCATGAAGATGAGTTCGAGGTGGAGGTCTCTGAACGGAAAGTTGAAATACGCTTTCCAAACTATCTGGACACTGACCTTCAGCCTGTGTCCTTTGATACCAGGGACTATTCCAGCCAGCTGCGGCTTGTGGGGGAGGAGCTGATCATGTGCCTTTCCGTCTATGTAGATGTGTTTCCTGAGAACGTGACAGTGGTCCACCCAGGGCGAGACGTGTCCATGGCCCGGCAAATCACGAGCATCGTGTGCAGCAGCATCTCCGTGCTGTGTCTGGCAGCCACCTTCCTCACCTACTCGCTGTTCAGCGAGCTTCGTTCTCTCCCCGGTCTGAACAACATGGGGCTCTGCTTCACGCTGGCAGCGGCTAATCTCAGTCTGTTGATTCCTTGGTTTCGCAGCTCTGGCAACAAgaacgtgtgtgtggctgtgggtgtggcCACCCACTGGCTATGGATGATGGCTTTGTTGTGGATGAACGTCGGCTGTGTGCACATGGTGCGTGTATTTTTCTCCAAAACCCGCCACACTTTAACTCAGCGTGAAACGAAGAAAGTCTTTCTGCGCAGCGTTCTTGTCACAGTTCTTCTGTCGGCCGGTGTTGTCGCACTCACTGCGGTCGTTACTGTCGCTGTGTCAGGCGGCGCCAGCACAGGGTATGGCGGAAAGCTGTGCTTCCTGGACACCGGCTTTGACCCGCTCCTCATCCTGGCCTTTCTGCTGCCTCTGGGCGGGGTGGTGGTCACCAAcctcctctgcttcctcctcACCGTCGTGGCCATCGTGCGCGTGCGGCGTCTTCAGGCGCAGGTGGGCAGCGCGCGCCGTGATGTGGTGGTGTACGCCAAACTGGCCACGGTGACGGGCCTGGGCTGGGTGCTGGTGGTCCTGGCGGAGTTCTCTGGCCATCAGGAGTGGCTGCTGGTGCTGGCGGAGCTCTGCACTGCCTCGCAAggcctccttctcttcctgtccTACGTCTGCAACGCGCGTGTGTGGCGCATGTATCGTGCGCGCTTCGGGTTTTCACGTGCACCGTCTGCCCCTACCTCCACTTCTACCACTGTCGTTACAATGTCTGGCGATAAAGGGTCCGCCACTCGCTGA